A window of Streptomyces gilvosporeus contains these coding sequences:
- the scpB gene encoding SMC-Scp complex subunit ScpB, translating into MRQDAYEVQEAAAEDAGPAAPAGALGVAELALKPALEAVLMVVDEPATEEHLAKVLQRPRRAVALALRELSDDYTREGRGFDLRLVAGGWRFYSRAAYADAVESFVLDGQQARLTQAALETLAVVAYRQPVSRSRVSAVRGVNCDGVMRTLLQRGLVEEAGTEPETGAILYRTTNYFLERMGLRGLDELPELAPFLPEADAVEGDSPEGIPSFDVDDSGDSQTDH; encoded by the coding sequence ATGCGCCAGGACGCGTACGAGGTGCAGGAAGCCGCTGCCGAGGATGCGGGGCCCGCGGCGCCCGCGGGGGCGCTGGGGGTCGCCGAGCTGGCGCTCAAGCCCGCCCTGGAGGCCGTCCTGATGGTCGTCGACGAGCCGGCGACCGAGGAGCATCTGGCGAAGGTGCTCCAGCGGCCGCGCCGCGCGGTGGCCCTCGCGCTGCGCGAGCTGTCCGACGACTACACCCGCGAGGGCCGCGGCTTCGATCTGCGCCTGGTGGCCGGCGGCTGGCGCTTCTACTCCCGCGCCGCGTACGCCGACGCCGTCGAGAGCTTCGTCCTGGACGGCCAGCAGGCCCGCCTCACCCAGGCCGCATTGGAGACTCTGGCCGTGGTCGCGTACCGTCAGCCGGTCAGCCGTTCCCGTGTCTCGGCCGTACGCGGGGTCAACTGTGACGGTGTGATGCGCACGCTCCTCCAGCGCGGTCTGGTGGAGGAGGCGGGGACGGAACCTGAAACAGGTGCGATCCTGTACAGGACGACGAATTACTTTCTGGAGCGGATGGGCCTGCGCGGCCTGGACGAGCTCCCTGAGCTCGCACCGTTCCTCCCGGAGGCGGACGCGGTCGAGGGCGACTCCCCGGAAGGTATCCCGTCGTTCGACGTAGACGACAGCGGCGACTCTCAGACGGATCATTGA
- a CDS encoding segregation and condensation protein A produces MPTTTHHDTPVTRARRPLGRGPGAEPQEEPAAPDVPAVPETPAAPAAPDVAAASDAPSAPADPPQPDDRRFTVRLTNFEGPFDLLLQLIAKHKLDVTEVALSKVTDEFMAYIRAMGPDWDLDQTTEFLVVAATLLDLKAARLLPAAEVEDEADLALLEARDLLFARLLQYRAYKRIADIFSERLTDEQRRYPRTVGLEPEHAELLPEVVLGIGAEGFAKLAVKAMRPRAKPQVYVDHIHAPLVSVREQAEVVMARLREAGRAGFQELVADAPDTLTVVARFLALLELYRERVVALDQEEALGTLTVRWTGAEGAEPVVTDEFDQEAAPEAAGEPRRTEEAQ; encoded by the coding sequence ATGCCGACGACGACCCACCACGACACCCCCGTCACCCGGGCCCGGCGCCCCCTGGGGCGCGGGCCGGGGGCCGAGCCGCAGGAGGAACCGGCCGCACCGGACGTCCCTGCCGTACCGGAGACTCCCGCAGCCCCCGCCGCACCGGACGTCGCCGCCGCGTCGGACGCCCCCAGCGCCCCCGCCGACCCTCCGCAGCCCGACGACCGCAGGTTCACCGTCCGGCTGACCAACTTCGAGGGGCCCTTCGACCTCCTCCTCCAGCTCATCGCCAAGCACAAGCTGGACGTCACCGAGGTCGCGCTGTCGAAGGTCACCGACGAGTTCATGGCGTACATCCGCGCCATGGGGCCGGACTGGGACCTGGACCAGACCACCGAGTTCCTGGTGGTCGCCGCGACGCTGCTGGATCTGAAGGCGGCCCGCCTGCTGCCCGCCGCCGAGGTGGAGGACGAGGCGGACCTCGCGCTGCTGGAGGCCCGTGACCTGCTCTTCGCCCGGCTGCTCCAGTACCGCGCGTACAAGCGGATCGCGGACATCTTCAGCGAGCGGCTGACGGACGAGCAGCGCCGCTACCCCCGAACCGTCGGGCTGGAGCCGGAGCACGCCGAGCTGCTGCCCGAGGTCGTCCTCGGCATCGGGGCGGAGGGGTTCGCCAAACTGGCCGTCAAGGCGATGCGGCCCAGGGCGAAGCCGCAGGTCTACGTCGACCACATCCACGCGCCGCTGGTCAGCGTGCGCGAGCAGGCCGAGGTGGTGATGGCGCGGCTGCGGGAGGCGGGCCGGGCCGGCTTCCAGGAACTGGTGGCGGACGCACCGGACACCCTCACCGTCGTGGCGCGCTTCCTGGCGCTGCTGGAGCTCTACCGGGAGCGGGTGGTCGCGCTGGACCAGGAGGAGGCGCTGGGGACGCTGACGGTGCGCTGGACGGGCGCGGAGGGAGCCGAGCCGGTCGTGACGGACGAATTCGACCAGGAGGCGGCACCGGAGGCCGCGGGGGAGCCCCGGCGGACGGAGGAGGCACAGTGA
- a CDS encoding ParA family protein, producing the protein MDGHHVNAMAGDRGSGQPARLADYDDLPEGHFYDPDAEYEPDPEYAATLAPDAARQRRERVGPTGRPLPYFPIPGPLSDHGPAKIIAMCNQKGGVGKTTSTINLGAALAEYGRRVLLVDFDPQGALSVGLGVNPMELDLTVYNLLMERGMSADEVLLKTAVPNMDLLPSNIDLSAAEVQLVSEVARESTLQRALKPLLADYDYIVIDCQPSLGLLTVNALTAAHKVIVPLECEFFALRGVALLTETIEKVQERLNPELELDGILATMYDSRTVHSREVLARVVEAFDDHVYHTVIGRTVRFPETTVAGEPITTYASNSVGAAAYRQLAREVLARCHAE; encoded by the coding sequence ACGTGAACGCCATGGCCGGCGACCGGGGCAGTGGACAACCCGCCCGTCTCGCCGACTACGACGACCTGCCCGAGGGGCACTTCTACGATCCGGACGCGGAGTACGAGCCGGACCCCGAATACGCCGCGACGCTCGCGCCGGACGCCGCGCGCCAGCGCCGCGAACGCGTCGGCCCGACCGGACGCCCGCTCCCCTACTTCCCCATCCCGGGACCGCTGTCGGACCACGGCCCGGCGAAAATCATCGCGATGTGCAACCAGAAGGGCGGGGTCGGCAAGACCACCTCGACCATCAACCTGGGCGCCGCACTCGCCGAATACGGACGACGGGTCCTGCTCGTCGACTTCGACCCCCAGGGCGCCCTGTCGGTCGGCCTCGGCGTCAACCCGATGGAACTCGACCTGACGGTCTACAACCTGCTCATGGAGCGGGGCATGTCGGCCGACGAGGTGCTCCTGAAGACCGCGGTCCCCAACATGGACCTGCTGCCCAGCAATATCGATTTGTCAGCGGCAGAGGTGCAGTTGGTCAGCGAGGTCGCCCGCGAGTCGACCCTCCAGCGCGCCCTCAAGCCGCTGCTGGCCGACTACGACTACATCGTCATCGACTGCCAGCCCTCGCTCGGCCTGCTCACCGTCAACGCTCTGACGGCGGCTCACAAGGTCATCGTCCCGCTGGAGTGCGAGTTCTTCGCGCTGCGCGGTGTCGCGCTGCTCACCGAGACGATCGAGAAGGTCCAGGAGCGGCTCAACCCCGAGCTGGAGCTCGACGGCATCCTGGCGACCATGTACGACTCCCGTACGGTGCACAGCCGCGAGGTCCTGGCGCGCGTCGTCGAGGCCTTCGACGACCACGTCTACCACACCGTCATCGGCCGTACGGTCCGCTTCCCCGAGACCACCGTCGCGGGCGAGCCGATCACCACGTACGCCTCCAACTCCGTGGGTGCCGCCGCCTATCGCCAGCTCGCCAGGGAGGTGCTCGCCCGGTGTCACGCCGAGTGA